The genomic DNA AGAATAATAAAGGAGCTTTTACCCGTGCTTGATAATCTCGAACACGCTATTGAGGCTTCATCAAGCTCTGATGATGGTAGTGGCATCGTTGAAGGGGTTAGGATGATCTTTAAGCAGTTTTTAAGCGTTCTTTCTAAGGAGGGGCTTGAGGTGATCCCCACCGTGGGTAAGGACTTTGACCCCTCAGTTCATGAGGCGGTTGAGGTCGTTAAGGTGGGGAGCGACGAAGAGGATGGTAAAGTAATTTCCGAAATTAGAAAGGGATATACCTTAGCGGGCAGGGTTATAAGACCCGCCCTCGTAAAAGTTGGAAAAAAGGGGTGATGGGAATGGTGACCAAGGAGAAAGTTGTTGGAATTGATCTTGGAACAACTAACTCGGTTATAGCTGTAGTTGAGGGCGGTCAGCCCGTAGTTATTCCCAATGCGGAGGGAAGCAGGATTACCCCCTCCGTTGTTGCCTTTACGAAGGATGGT from Synergistota bacterium includes the following:
- a CDS encoding nucleotide exchange factor GrpE, with the translated sequence RIIKELLPVLDNLEHAIEASSSSDDGSGIVEGVRMIFKQFLSVLSKEGLEVIPTVGKDFDPSVHEAVEVVKVGSDEEDGKVISEIRKGYTLAGRVIRPALVKVGKKG